Proteins found in one Papio anubis isolate 15944 chromosome 13, Panubis1.0, whole genome shotgun sequence genomic segment:
- the SEMA4D gene encoding semaphorin-4D isoform X2 gives MVDGELYSGTSYNFLGSEPIISRNSSHSPLRTEYAIPWLNEPSFVFADVIRKSPDSPDGEDDRVYFFFTEVSVEYEFVFRVLIPRIARVCKGDQGGLRTLQKKWTSFLKARLICSRPDSSLVFNVLRDVFVLRSPGLKVPVFYALFTPQLNNVGLSAVCAYNLSTAEEVFSHGKYMQSATVEQSHTKWVRYNGPVPKPRPGACIDSEARAANYTSSLNLPDKTLQFVKDHPLMDDSVTPIDNRPRLIKKDVNYTQIVVDRTQALDGTVYDVMFVSTDRGALHKAISLEHAVHIIEETQLFQDFEPVQTLLLSSKKGRRFVYAGSNSGVVQAPLAFCGKHGTCEDCVLARDPYCAWSPPTATCVALHQPESPSRGLVQEMSGDASVCPDKSKGSYRQHFFKHGGTAELKCSQKSNLARVFWKFQNGVLKAESPKYGLMGRKNLLIFNLSEGDSGVYQCLSEERVKNKTVFQVVAKHVLEVKVVPKPVVAPTLSVVQTEGSRIATKVLVASTQGSSPPTPAVQATSSGAITLPPKPVPTSTSCEPKIVINTVPQLHSEKTMYLKSSDNRLLMSLFLFFFVLFLCLFFYNCYKGYLPRQCLKFRSALLIGKKKPKSDFCDREQSLKETLVEPGSFSQQNGEHPKPALDTGYETEQDTITSKVPTDREDSQRIDDLSARDKPFDVKCELKFADSDADGD, from the exons ATGGTTG ATGGAGAACTTTATTCGGGGACGTCGTATAATTTTTTGGGAAGTGAACCCATCATCTCCCGAAATTCTTCCCACAGTCCTCTGAGGACGGAATACGCAATCCCTTGGCTGAACG AGCCTAGTTTTGTGTTTGCCGACGTGATTCGAAAAAGCCCAGACAGCCCCGACGGCGAGGATGACAGGGTCTACTTCTTCTTCACAGAGGTGTCTGTGGAGTACGAGTTTGTGTTCAGGGTGCTGATCCCACGGATAGCAAGAGTGTGCAAG GGGGACCAGGGCGGCCTGAGGACCTTGCAGAAGAAATGGACCTCCTTCCTGAAAGCCCGACTCATCTGCTCCCGGCCAGACAGCAGCTTGGTCTTCAATGTGCTGCGGGACGTCTTCGTGCTCAGGTCCCCGGGCCTGAAGGTGCCTGTGTTCTACGCACTCTTCACCCCACAGCT GAACAACGTGGGGCTGTCGGCAGTGTGCGCCTACAACCTGTCCACAGCCGAGGAGGTCTTCTCCCACGGGAAATACATGCAGAGCGCCACGGTGGAGCAGTCCCACACCAAGTGGGTGCGCTACAACGGCCCGGTCCCCAAGCCGCGGCCTGGAGCG TGCATCGACAGTGAGGCACGGGCCGCCAACTACACCAGCTCCTTGAATTTGCCAGACAAGACGCTGCAGTTCGTCAAAGACCACCCTTTGATGGATGACTCGGTAACCCCAATAGACAACAGGCCCAGGTTAATCAAGAAAGATGTGAACTACACCCAGATCGTGGTGGACCGGACCCAGGCCCTGGATGGGACTGTCTATGATGTCATGTTTGTCAGCACAG ACCGGGGAGCTCTGCACAAAGCCATCAGCCTCGAGCATGCTGTTCACATCATCGAGGAGACCCAGCTCTTCCAGGACTTTGAGCCGGTCCAGACCCTGCTGCTGTCTTCAAAGAAG GGCAGGAGGTTCGTCTATGCTGGCTCTAACTCGGGCGTGGTCCAGGCCCCTTTGGCCTTCTGTGGGAAGCACGGCACCTGCGAGGACTGTGTGCTGGCTCGGGACCCCTACTGCGCCTGGAGCCCACCCACAGCGACGTGTGTGGCTCTGCACCAGCCTGAGAGCCCCAGCAG GGGTTTGGTTCAGGAGATGAGCGGCGATGCTTCTGTGTGCCCGG ATAAAAGTAAAGGAAGTTACCGGCAGCATTTTTTCAAGCACGGTGGCACAGCGGAACTGAAATGCTCCCAAAAGTCCAACCTGGCCCGGGTGTTTTGGAAGTTCCAGAATGGCGTGTTGAAGGCCGAGAGCCCCAAGTATGGTCTTATGGGCAGAAAAAACTTGCTCATCTTCAACTTATCAGAAGGAGACAGTGGGGTGTACCAGTGCCTGTCAGAGGAGAGGGTTAAGAACAAGACGGTCTTCCAAGTAGTCGCGAAGCACGTCCTGGAAGTGAAGGTGGTTCCAAAGCCCGTGGTGGCCCCCACCTTGTCAGTTGTTCAGACAGAAGGTAGTAGGATTGCCACCAAAGTGTTGGTGGCATCCACCCAAGGGTCTTCTCCCCCGACCCCAGCCGTGCAGGCCACCTCCTCCGGGGCCATCACCCTTCCTCCCAAGCCTGTGCCCACCAGCACATCCTGTGAACCAAAGATTGTCATCAACACGGTCCCCCAGCTCCACTCGGAGAAAACCATGTATCTTAAGTCCAGCGATAACCGCCTCCTCAtgtccctcttcctcttcttctttgttctcttcctctgcctcttttTCTACAACTGCTATAAGGGATACCTGCCCAGACAGTGCTTGAAATTCCGCTCCGCCCTGCTGATCGGGAAGAAGAAGCCCAAGTCAGATTTTTGTGACCGTGAGCAGAGCCTGAAGGAGACGTTAGTGGAGCCAGGAAGCTTCTCCCAGCAGAATGGGGAGCACCCCAAGCCAGCCCTGGACACTGGCTATGAGACCGAGCAAGACACCATCACCAGCAAAGTCCCCACGGACAGGGAGGACTCACAGAGGATCGACGACCTTTCCGCCAGGGACAAGCCCTTCGACGTCAAGTGTGAGCTGAAGTTCGCGGACTCAGATGCAGATGGAGACTGA